TCTCATCGGTGACTTCATCGAACCATTCTTCGTAGTATTCTTTATCGGAACTATGGAAGTTGAGTACATTCTCTGCAATGAGGATGAACTTGTTGATGCCTTCATAGATAAAGGGATCGGCCACTTCGCGTTTGAGTTCCATGATATCGTTCTCGATGGCATCGTTCCACTCTCCTATCAGTTCTATTACCGCATAATGCTCTTCATAATCCGCCATCAGCACTTTCAGGTACATGGTGCGGCTTCCGAAATCATCCCATTGCGGATGGATATAATAATTGTAAATGGTTTGAGTGAACTCAAACTCCGAATATACGCGCCCATAGAACGGAGATCGTTCATCCTGCTCACTTGTATAGATGTGACGCCAATTGTAAAATGGTTCTATATCATGCATAACTGTATACAATTTACGGTCATGCGGGCGCCCTTTCCAAATATTTTTTTGTGAAAAAATGGAAGGAGAAGTTATTGCAGGGAGTCTATCGCTTTCTTTACGCTGCCATATTTGAGCAGCAATTGTTTTGCCTGCTCGTAATCAGTGATGCCAGCCTGTTCCATCAGCATTTTGGTGCCGCGGTCAACCAGTTTGGCATTGGTAAGCTGCATGTTCACCATCTTGTTATCTTCTACCCTTCCGATCTGGATCATCACGGATGTGGAGATCATATTGAGAACGAGTTTCTGAGCGGTGCCACTCTTCATGCGGGTGCTTCCTGTAACGAATTCGGGACCTACCACTACTTCGATAGGATAATCCGCAGCAGCTGCCAGTGGTGTGCCTGCATTGTTGGTGATACAACCGGTGATGATTCCACGCTTTCGCGCTTCATTCAATGCGCCGATCACATAGGGCGTAGTGCCGCTGGCTGCAATGCCCACCACAACATCCTTATCGCTGATCTGGTGTTTTTCCAGGTCGAGCCAGCCCTGTTCCCAGCTGTCTTCCGCATATTCGATGGGTTTCTGGATCGCCTCCTGTCCGCCGGCAATGATGCCCACTACCAGCCCCTGCGGGAGGCCATATGTGGGCGGGATCTCGCTGGCATCCAATACACCGAGACGGCCGCTGGTGCCTGCCCCGATATAAAAAAGCCGGCCACCGGCCAGCATTTTATCACTAATGATGGTCACCAGCTGTTCAATCTGGGGAATGGCATTGGCCACTACCAGCGGAACCTGCTGGTCTTCTGAATTGATGTTGGTGAGCAGCTCACGGATGCTCATTTTTTCCAGGTGCCTGTACGGACCTGATTGCTCCGTGACCTTATTGAAAGCCGCTGACATGTTAGAAGGTTTCTTTTCTAAAAACGGGCCGGTTCTCAAAAAATTATCCGATATGATACTTGATAAGGCCTGGCATCGGTGTCTTCAGTACTTTGCCCAGCTCGAATTCATAAGCATGACAAAGTTCTTCCAACACTTCTTTGAAAGCAAAACCCACGCTGCCTACAAAGTGGATCGGCATCTTCCAGCTTTCTCCCAGTTTGCAGAGATGGGTAAAAAAGAAATCATTGAGTCCGTCTTCGATGATGTTCTCGATCATGTAATGGTCGCGGTTCTCAGAAAGGAACATGGAGAAGGAAGCCAGGTACCTGTTGGGGAAAGGCTTTTTGTACACGTTATCGAGGATCTCCGGAGCGGATGTATTGTATTTTTGTTCGAACCGGTATTTCAGGTCTTCATCGAAAGTGCCGTAGAGATAATATTGGATCACTTTCTTGCCGAGATAGGCGCCACTGCCTTCATCGCCCAGGGCATAACCCAGGCCCGGGCTTATTTTCACGATCTTCTTACCATTGTAATAGCAGGTATTGCTGCCCGTTCCCAGGATACAGGCGATTCCTTTCTGGTCCTGGCAGGACGCCCGGGCAATGCCCATGAGATCGTGGTCCACTTCAATCGGCTTCACGCCCTTAAATATTCGTGTCAGCGCTGTTTTCACCGACTTCGCATTGACGGGACTGCTGCAACCGGTGCCGTAATAATAGATAGCGGTGATGGATTCCAGTTCCGCTTTTTTGAAACCGGGCAATAATTCCTTCCTGATCACATCCTCGATCTGATCGGTATTCAGAAAATAAGGGCTGATACCCTGGGTGAATACCGTTTTCGTTTTTTTACCTTTTCCGGCCAGGGCCCATTCCGCCTTGGTAGATCCACTATCTGCTATCAATATTGCCATAAAACTTCATTTAATCTTCGGCCCGGGAGCTATCACTCCTACCATTTAACAACCGTTCAACGAAGGTAAAGCGCGGAATTGAGAATTAATTATGAACTTCGCCCCGAAATTTGGAAAATTTAATATTTAAGTGACCCTTGCATGAAGAAATTACAGGTATGGCTCCCATTGCTCTTTTCGATTGTGCTGATCGTTGGAATGTGGATCGGATCGGGGCTCAGGAAGAATATTCCCTTCTCACGCGGACTGTTTGAATCCGCCCGTCCTTCCACCATCCAGGAAGTGATGGACCTGATCAACCTGCGCTATGTTGATTCAGTCAGTACAGACTCCCTGAGCGATGATGCCGTGATGGCAATGCTCGGCCATCTGGACCCGCACTCCATCTATATCCCGGCCAACCGCCTCGCAGAAGTGAATGAAGACCTCCAGGGTAATTTCGAAGGCATCGGCGTGGAATACTTCATCCTAAGCGATACCGTTTACGCCAGCAATGTACTGGCAGACGGCCCCAGCGATAAAGCAGGCATCAAAACCGGAGACCGCTTCCTCAAAGTGGGCGACTCTGTAGTTACCGGCAAAGACATCAATGGCGACAAGATCCGCAAACTCCTCCGCGGCCCTTCCGGCTCCAAAGTGAATATCACTTTGCTCCGCGACGGAAAGCAAGTCACTACCACCGTTACCCGCGGCATGATCCCCCTGTATTCCGTTGATGCATCCTATATGCTCGACAGCACTACCGGTTATATCCACGTGAATAAATTCTCCGGCACTACCTACGAAGAATTCATGGCAGCCATGGAAGAGCTCCAGAAAAAAGGATTGAAAAAACTCATGCTCGATCTCCGCGATAATGGCGGCGGCATCCTCGGCGAAGCTATCGATATGGCCGATGAATTCCTGGATGATGATAAACTCATTGTATATACGCAGGGCAGTCACTCCAAAAAGACTGAATACCGCTGCAAACGCCCGGGCCTCTTTGAAAAAGGAGAACTGGTGGTACTGATAGATGAGAACTCCGCTTCCGCCAGTGAAGTACTGGCAGGTGCATTACAGGACTGGGACCGCGCCACCATCGTGGGCCGCCGCTCCTTTGGTAAAGGACTGGTACAGGAACAATATGAGCTGAACAATGGCTCTGCCCTGCGCCTCACCGTTGCACGTTACTATACACCGCTCGGGCGCAATATCCAGAAACCATATGGTAATGGCAGGGCCGCTTACCGCGAAGAACTGGACCACCGTTTCGAGAATGGAGAAATGCTCCATGGCGATACCGCTACCACACATGCAGGACCTCAATACAAAACGAAAAAAGGAAAGATCGTGTACGGCGGCGGTGGCATCACACCCGATGTATTCGTTCCCTACGATACCACTTCGTTGTCGAGGGAAACCTACCAACTGTTGAGCACACCCGCTTTCAGCAGGTTCATCTTTACCTATTTCATCCAGCACAGGGATTATTTCAAACAATTCAAATCCCCGCTGGAACTGGCAAAAGGATTCAAGCCCGAAAACGGCGCTTATGCCAGCCTGGTAGACTATGCTGCAAAGAACAATATCAACCTGCAAAATATCCCGGCAAGGGATAAAGAGGAACTGAACAGACGTATTCAAACCTGGATGGCCAGACAGATCTGGAGAATGGAAGGATATTTTGAAGTGAACAACTACTTCGATAATGAAGTGAAGAAAGGACAGGAGATCCTGATACAATAACGTTTATGATCACCCCGGAAATCATTTCGCTGGCCAGGAAGCTCTGGGATTATCACCGGATGGGACAACCGCTTTCCAAAGCGGACTGCATCCTCGCGCTCGGCACGCAGGATACGCGCGTGGCGGAACGGGCTGCTGAGCTCTTCCACCAGGGATATGCTCCACTGATCGTTTTCTCGGGTGGACTGGGTAAGATCACCGCTTCCATCTGGACACAATCTGAAGCAGAACGTTTCGCTGAAATAGCTATCAGCAAAGGCGTTCCTGCAGACGCTATTCTCATAGAGAATAAAAGCACCAATACAGGTGAGAATATTCTCTTCACGCAAAAATTGCTTCTGGAGAAACAGATCGAAGCGAACAGTTTTATCGTTGTGCAGAAACCATATATGGAAAGGCGCAGCTTCGCTACATTCAAAAAACACTGGCCGGAGAAAGTACTGTATGTTACTTCACCGGACTTAACTTTCGAACAATATATTGTACCCGAATTGCCCATGGAACTGCTCATCAACTCTATGGTAGGCGATCTTCAACGGATCAAACTGTATCCTGAAAAGGGTTTCCAGATCCACCAGGATATTCCGGAAGATGTGTGGGCCGCTTTTGAAGAATTAGCTGCAATGGGCTTCGACAGGTTCCTGATCAAATAATTTTCTTATCTTATTACTATGAAACATTTACTCGTGTTCTCGCTGCCATTCCTGTTGTCTGCCTGCTTTTCAATACCGGACAAAAAGGAAATAGAAGAAAAGCTGGAGGAACTGAAGAAGATCGCCTTTGATGACGCTTACATTTATATCGATTCAAGGGATACGCTGAATGTTATTCGCACCAACCTGGATTCAGGCAGGCTGGAAGAAAAAAATTCTGTGGTCCTTTCTGCACATGGCAGGTCTCCCTACTCCATCACAGGCAAGTATGAAAATTACCTGAAAAAAGGTGAATGGCGTTATCAAACAGGTAATATCGGAGCTACCACCATCACCTACTCTCCTTATGCCATCGGTAATTTCATCAAGACCAACCTGCCGGAACGCGGCACCACCACTGTTATCGATGCCAATACAGAAAAATACCATCTCACAGTCAAAGAGGATTCCATCACCATCCTCTTCCACGCAGATACATTATCAGCACGCGTAAAACGCAGACCTTATGAAGATCTGATAGCAGAGCAAATGCTGAACAAAGGCTATAAGCTGAGTACAACTGAAAACAAACTGTTGCAGGACAGCAGCAATATCGTGAGCATAACCAGTATGAAATTTGTAAAAGGAACCGAAAGGATATTTTACAAAACAGCTTATGCAGTGATGAAGAACGGATACCTCGCTTATGCCATGCAGTATGGTTTCAATGAACAGTCGGCAGCAGAATTCCTGTTCGATGGAGTGCTGACCAATCTCTTCCTGAATGGAGAACGTTTTTATTATCCATTCAGGAAAAATGAAACGTCTGAATCAATGGAATCAGATTCTACCTACTCAGAATAATCAGTTATCATAAGATCGAAAGCCCGGAATAGAAATTCCGGGCTTTTTGTTGTAACGATTAACTAATTGACGATTGCTGTATATAGATCAATTGTTGCTTCTGTTGTCAAGCGTTTCCTTTTTCTCGATCCTGTAACTGATCACCAGTCCGAGACCCCCGAAGATGCCGATGAGCGCAAAGTATAATGGCACATATTCATCTTCATATGCATTCAGTTTGAACATACCTGAATGTTGCAGCAGGAAAGCAAGGAATAATCCTAAACCTGCTCCTACCAATAACAATCCCCACTTCAGATTTTTATAAGGTGCGGGGCGATAATCCTTGGGGTTCAGCCCCTTTTCTATCATGGCCAGGTTCTCTTTCCTCCACATGTATACGATGCCAAACAAGCATCCGAACATTGAAAGGAACAAAACGACGGGAACTAATGTACTTTCCATAAAACTGTCTTTATAATTTGAGGTTGATTGTTTCCTGAATGATCTGACGCCGCTTTTGTTTCCCGGGTTACAGCGCATTGAAAGTTTTTTTCCGGCGGCGCTCATTCTGTAACTATGACTCCCCCGTCTGCTCCTGGTTACAGGTTTTTCTTTTTTTATTTATTTGTACCTTACCTGTAACATGAGAAAAACTTCTGTAGTCTAATACCTTGCGATGAATATTGCACAGCTTGATACTGAGATCATTAGCAGGGTTCTTCAGGGAGAAAAGACTTTATTTGCCGAACTGGTGAAGAAGTACCAGAACTTCGTTTTCACCATCGCCGGCCGGTATGCCTCCAACCGTGAGGACGCGGAAGAGATTGCCCAGGACGTATTCGTAAAAGCTTACAAGAACCTGGCAGACTTCCGGGGAGATGCAAAATTCAGCACCTGGTTGTACACCATTACCTCAACCACCTGCATCTCCTTCCTCCGTAAAAAGAAACTGGCTGTGCATTCACTGGACCAGGAACATGTATTTGAACTGGCAGACAGGCAGGATTCCGGTTTCCGGGCCAACCAGGTGGAACAGAAATCACGCAGCAATATGGTGAACCAGGCCATCCAACTGCTCAGCCCGGACGATGCAAAGATCATTACGTTGTTCTATAAAGGAGAGCAAAGCCTGGAAGAGATCGGTTCCATCATGGGCATCGATCCCAATACGGTGAAAGTGAAACTGCACCGCGCCAGGCAAAGGCTCAGGAATAAAATGGAAGAACATTTTGCAGAAGAAGTGAAGAACATCACAGACTGATAACAATATTGATCAATCATAAAAGGCAGTTATGAACAAGCCTGAAAACATGGAAACGAGATTGTGGGATTATATCGATGGGCTCAGCAATGAGCAGGAACGCTCCTTTGTTGCAAAGCTGATCGAAGAGAACAGTGAATGGCGCAACAAATACCATGAGCTCCTCGATGTTCACCAGCTGATGCAGCAGAACATAGAACTGGAAGAACCATCCATGCGCTTCTCACAAAATGTGATGGACGCCATCGCCCACGAAAAGATCGCACCGGCTGCCAGCAGCTATATAAAAAAATCAGTGATCCGCGTGATCAGTGCCTTCTTTTTGCTCAGCATCGGCGCATTACTGGTATACATGATCGCGAAGATGGACTGGAATGCGGTGAGCCATGAGGCTTCGCCCATTCAATTGCCTGATCTCAATCCGGGCAAATACCTGAACAATTCTGTGTTGTATGGAATGGCCATCGTTACAGTAGTTCTATGCCTGGCGATGTTGGACAATACGCTCAGGAAAAAGCAAAAAAGGAACAAGGAAATGATGGGACGATAATTCAGACCCAGATATCATTCAATAAAAAAGGAGCAGGTGATTCAAACCTGCTCCTTCGTTTTTATAAAGTTTTCTTTCTTAGTCGTTGAACTTCTTTTTCAGCTCAGCCAGCTTGGCCTGGAAAGGATTCAGCGGCTCCGATTTCTTTGGCTGACTTTTTTGGGAACCACCGCCAACTGTGTTGCTTCTTCTCTCACCGCCACCTGATCCGGATGGCCTGCTACTGCCCTTACTGCTGTCTTTCATGCTCAGGCTGATCCGCTTGCGCGCTACATCCACTTCGGTTACAGTCACCGTTACTTTCTGGTTCAGCTTCACCACTTCATTGGGATCGCTGATATAGGTATTGCTCATCTGTGAGATGTGCACCAATCCATCCTGCTTTACACCGATATCAACGAAGGCTCCAAAATTGGTGATATTCGTAACGATACCGGGCACTACCATACCGGGTTTCACGTCTTCGATCGCCTTGATGGTATCTTCAAAACGGAACTCTTCAATTTGTGCACGGGGATCACGGCCAGGTTTCTCCAGCTCTTTCAGGATATCCTCGATAGTGAACTCACCGATCTTTTCAGAAATATATTTTTTACGATCGATCTTTTTACGAAGATCGGCCTGCTTGATCAGGTCTTCCAGCGTTGAGCCCAGATCTTTACTCATCTGCTCCACCACGAAATAACTCTCAGGGTGAACCGAAGAATTGTCCAGCACATTCTCTGCACCGGGGATACGCAAAAAGCCTGCGCACTGCTCGAATGTTTTTGGTCCCATCAGAGAAACCTTCTTCAGTTCTTCACGGCTTTTGAAAGCGCCATTCTTTGCGCGGTATTCAACTATGTTCTTTGCGAGTGTACCGCTAAGACCTGAAACATATACCAGCAGGTGTTTGGAAG
This portion of the Pseudobacter ginsenosidimutans genome encodes:
- a CDS encoding DUF6249 domain-containing protein, which codes for MESTLVPVVLFLSMFGCLFGIVYMWRKENLAMIEKGLNPKDYRPAPYKNLKWGLLLVGAGLGLFLAFLLQHSGMFKLNAYEDEYVPLYFALIGIFGGLGLVISYRIEKKETLDNRSNN
- a CDS encoding S41 family peptidase; the protein is MKKLQVWLPLLFSIVLIVGMWIGSGLRKNIPFSRGLFESARPSTIQEVMDLINLRYVDSVSTDSLSDDAVMAMLGHLDPHSIYIPANRLAEVNEDLQGNFEGIGVEYFILSDTVYASNVLADGPSDKAGIKTGDRFLKVGDSVVTGKDINGDKIRKLLRGPSGSKVNITLLRDGKQVTTTVTRGMIPLYSVDASYMLDSTTGYIHVNKFSGTTYEEFMAAMEELQKKGLKKLMLDLRDNGGGILGEAIDMADEFLDDDKLIVYTQGSHSKKTEYRCKRPGLFEKGELVVLIDENSASASEVLAGALQDWDRATIVGRRSFGKGLVQEQYELNNGSALRLTVARYYTPLGRNIQKPYGNGRAAYREELDHRFENGEMLHGDTATTHAGPQYKTKKGKIVYGGGGITPDVFVPYDTTSLSRETYQLLSTPAFSRFIFTYFIQHRDYFKQFKSPLELAKGFKPENGAYASLVDYAAKNNINLQNIPARDKEELNRRIQTWMARQIWRMEGYFEVNNYFDNEVKKGQEILIQ
- a CDS encoding anti-sigma factor; protein product: MNKPENMETRLWDYIDGLSNEQERSFVAKLIEENSEWRNKYHELLDVHQLMQQNIELEEPSMRFSQNVMDAIAHEKIAPAASSYIKKSVIRVISAFFLLSIGALLVYMIAKMDWNAVSHEASPIQLPDLNPGKYLNNSVLYGMAIVTVVLCLAMLDNTLRKKQKRNKEMMGR
- a CDS encoding RNA polymerase sigma factor encodes the protein MNIAQLDTEIISRVLQGEKTLFAELVKKYQNFVFTIAGRYASNREDAEEIAQDVFVKAYKNLADFRGDAKFSTWLYTITSTTCISFLRKKKLAVHSLDQEHVFELADRQDSGFRANQVEQKSRSNMVNQAIQLLSPDDAKIITLFYKGEQSLEEIGSIMGIDPNTVKVKLHRARQRLRNKMEEHFAEEVKNITD
- a CDS encoding YdcF family protein, coding for MITPEIISLARKLWDYHRMGQPLSKADCILALGTQDTRVAERAAELFHQGYAPLIVFSGGLGKITASIWTQSEAERFAEIAISKGVPADAILIENKSTNTGENILFTQKLLLEKQIEANSFIVVQKPYMERRSFATFKKHWPEKVLYVTSPDLTFEQYIVPELPMELLINSMVGDLQRIKLYPEKGFQIHQDIPEDVWAAFEELAAMGFDRFLIK
- the murQ gene encoding N-acetylmuramic acid 6-phosphate etherase is translated as MSAAFNKVTEQSGPYRHLEKMSIRELLTNINSEDQQVPLVVANAIPQIEQLVTIISDKMLAGGRLFYIGAGTSGRLGVLDASEIPPTYGLPQGLVVGIIAGGQEAIQKPIEYAEDSWEQGWLDLEKHQISDKDVVVGIAASGTTPYVIGALNEARKRGIITGCITNNAGTPLAAAADYPIEVVVGPEFVTGSTRMKSGTAQKLVLNMISTSVMIQIGRVEDNKMVNMQLTNAKLVDRGTKMLMEQAGITDYEQAKQLLLKYGSVKKAIDSLQ
- a CDS encoding N-acetylglucosamine kinase, encoding MAILIADSGSTKAEWALAGKGKKTKTVFTQGISPYFLNTDQIEDVIRKELLPGFKKAELESITAIYYYGTGCSSPVNAKSVKTALTRIFKGVKPIEVDHDLMGIARASCQDQKGIACILGTGSNTCYYNGKKIVKISPGLGYALGDEGSGAYLGKKVIQYYLYGTFDEDLKYRFEQKYNTSAPEILDNVYKKPFPNRYLASFSMFLSENRDHYMIENIIEDGLNDFFFTHLCKLGESWKMPIHFVGSVGFAFKEVLEELCHAYEFELGKVLKTPMPGLIKYHIG